A DNA window from Hyphomicrobiales bacterium 4NK60-0047b contains the following coding sequences:
- a CDS encoding branched-chain amino acid ABC transporter permease translates to MKITQQEGKRKSLNEALITIAALLILLALPSLTGSQKIMDFVIFAAAYGVLATALNLLIGYTGLISFGHAMFFASGAYSFGALMQSETTSVPIAIVLTLIITATIAAVIGAICVRLSEIYFAFLTLAFQMFFHSVLLSWVEVTGGDNGLLGGIPTPVFFGINLAQAGTKYAFCVSLAILSIYLLRRIVTSHFGYTLRMIRDNERRAIFLGVNVFLTKLICFTLSAVFASIGGIILALFISGAYPDFAFWTTSGEAIFMVMLGGVNNFLGPLVGAILLTGLNDLVVHYTNHFGLFLGSIILLFALVLKKGILDFLDPVLENLLNKKIKTPNDTSEVENSDA, encoded by the coding sequence ATGAAAATCACACAACAAGAAGGTAAAAGAAAAAGCTTAAATGAAGCTCTGATAACAATCGCAGCTCTTTTAATATTATTGGCCCTACCCTCTTTAACGGGCAGTCAAAAAATAATGGACTTTGTGATTTTCGCAGCCGCCTACGGCGTCTTAGCCACAGCCTTAAACCTGTTGATTGGATACACAGGATTAATCTCATTTGGTCATGCAATGTTTTTTGCCTCAGGTGCATATAGTTTCGGTGCATTAATGCAATCCGAAACAACATCTGTTCCCATAGCAATTGTCTTAACATTGATAATTACGGCAACCATTGCTGCTGTAATCGGTGCTATCTGTGTCCGATTAAGTGAAATATATTTCGCGTTTCTAACACTTGCTTTTCAAATGTTTTTTCACAGCGTATTATTATCTTGGGTCGAAGTAACCGGAGGCGACAATGGTTTATTAGGTGGTATTCCCACACCAGTTTTCTTTGGTATCAACCTGGCACAAGCTGGGACAAAATATGCTTTTTGTGTATCTCTAGCAATCCTAAGCATTTACCTTTTACGCCGCATTGTGACTTCTCACTTCGGCTACACATTACGTATGATCCGTGATAATGAACGGCGAGCAATTTTCCTCGGTGTAAATGTGTTTCTAACAAAACTAATTTGTTTCACTTTATCAGCAGTTTTTGCCTCTATTGGCGGAATAATCTTGGCCCTATTTATTTCAGGTGCATACCCAGACTTTGCTTTCTGGACAACATCAGGAGAGGCTATTTTTATGGTCATGCTAGGAGGCGTAAACAACTTTTTAGGACCTTTAGTCGGCGCAATATTATTAACCGGACTAAATGACCTTGTGGTCCATTACACTAATCACTTCGGCCTATTCCTTGGATCAATAATACTCCTATTCGCATTGGTTTTGAAAAAAGGAATCTTAGATTTCCTTGACCCCGTTTTAGAAAATTTACTCAATAAAAAAATCAAAACTCCAAACGATACTTCTGAAGTGGAGAATTCAGATGCTTGA